In one window of Hyla sarda isolate aHylSar1 chromosome 1, aHylSar1.hap1, whole genome shotgun sequence DNA:
- the LOC130320466 gene encoding vomeronasal type-2 receptor 26-like, translated as MVVGRFDASFLEDKQLDINPQIITWRQNSIPKGRCSESCLPGTRKVLREGYYICCYDCIPCPEGEFTIHSDSENCQRCPEDKWPNEGRNNCVVRDYEFLSYESDVVSSVFSIISILFILIILFIIGIFTLFWKSPIVRANNRNLSFVLLTSLMFSLLCVFLFIGRPVDITCMLRQIFFGIFFTVAVSSVLAKTIIVCIAFKATRPNSSWRKCVGVKLPYSVVLVCSSLQILNAVIWLSLSPPYQELNLDYPGKIIIQCNEGSVLAFYLMLGYMGFLAAVSFVLAFMVRTLPDIYNEAKYITFSMLVFCSVWIGAIPAYLSSTGKHMVTVEIFAILASGGGKLICMFLPKCYNILMEPEVNSKEHLSQRRVM; from the exons ATCCCTAAAGGTCGGTGCAGTGAGTCCTGTCTGCCAGGAACCCGAAAAGTTCTCAGAGAAGGATATTACATCTGTTGCTATGACTGTATTCCATGTCCAGAAGGAGAATTTACAATACATTcag ATAGTGAAAATTGCCAGAGATGTCCTGAAGATAAATGGCCGAATGAGGGAAGAAACAATTGTGTTGTGAGGGATTATGAGTTTCTCTCATATGAATCTGATGTTGTTTCTTCAGTCTTCTCCATCATCTCCATATTATTTATtcttataattttatttataatcGGAATATTCACTTTATTCTGGAAATCTCCCATTGTCAGAGCCAACAACCGGAACCTAAGCTTCGTTCTCCTGACCTCTCTCATGTTCAGCTTACTCTGTGTGTTTCTATTCATCGGTCGTCCAGTGGATATAACCTGCATGCTGAGACAAATCTTCTTTGGGATCTTCTTCACAGTAGCCGTGTCTTCTGTCCTGGCCAAGACCATCATAGTCTGCATAGCATTCAAGGCCACCAGACCAAACAGCTCCTGGAGAAAGTGTGTGGGGGTTAAGCTTCCTTATTCTGTAGTGTTGGTCTGTTCATCTCTTCAGATCCTGAATGCAGTTATCTGGTTGTCATTGTCTCCTCCATATCAAGAGCTTAACCTGGATTATCCTGGGAAGATAATCATTCAGTGTAATGAAGGGTCTGTCTTGGCCTTTTACCTCATGTTGGGTTATATGGGGTTTCTGGCGGCTGTGAGTTTTGTTCTAGCTTTCATGGTGAGGACATTACCTGATATCTATAATGAAGCCAAGTACATCACCTTCAGCATGCTGGTGTTCTGCAGTGTCTGGATCGGTGCCATCCCGGCCTATCTGAGCAGTACAGGGAAACACATGGTCACTGTAGAGATATTTGCCATATTGGCCTCAGGGGGAGGAAAATTGATCTGCATGTTTCTACCTAAATGTTACAATATCCTGATGGAGCCTGAAGTGAACAGTAAAGAACACTTGTCCCAGAGACGTGTTATGTGA